The genomic region TCGTCCAAAATGATCACTTCCGGATTACCAATTAATGTGGCGATAATCCCCACTTTTTTCTGGTTTCCTTTCGAAAGGTCACGCAGGTATTTTTTATTATTCAGGATTTCTCCGTTAAAAAAGTCCTGGTGTTCGCGTAACAAAGCGTCCACATCGGCTTTATTTTGTCCGCGTAATTCCCCGATAAAATAGAAATACTCTTCCGGCGTCAGGTAGCCAATCAGGAAGCTTTCGTCCAAAAAGGCCGCTGTAAACGGTTTCCAGTTTTCACTTAGATTAATCTGTACGTTATTACTGATGATATGTCCGGTAGACGGTTGAATCAGATCCAATAACAGACTGAAAAAAGTGGTTTTTCCCGCTCCGTTATTTCCTACTAATCCAAAGCTTTCTCCTTTTTTAATTTCAAGGTTTTCTATATTTAATACGGTGGTTCCGTTATAGGTTTTCGACAGGTTGGTGACTTGTATCATAATATATGTCTTTTTAAAAGTATCGTTAGTTTTTTTGTTTGTAGGCCGCCAGCGTTTTGTATTTTTCGGTTTTATAGGTTTTCTCAATAATCGTAAATACTTTATTACGAAACGCAAATCCAATAACGCCCGCTCCAGCCACCAGTGCAAATCCGAAGTTTACGCCTAAGGTATAATATCCGATTCCGTATAATAATAATGGTAATACAATTTTAGGAAGTGCCAGTAATAGGGTTTTTACATTAAAAGCTTGTCGGTCACCAAAGGCATTTTTGCTTGTCGACAGGTCAATTGGTGTTTTGATATAGGCTCCGGCCCAAAGTACGATATGCGCATTAACTCCCATATTATAAATTGCTCCAACCAATATTGCCAGATAAACTTCAATTCCGAAATACAAATAGAAACTTGCCAATAGCGTTGAAATAACGGTTGCGATAACCATTAGCCACCATTTCGAACTCAAATAATCGCGGTATTTTATATTCTGACTCATCATCAGCGGATAGTAAGCACTGTCCCAACTCGGTACAAATTGTCCGAAGTTTAACAGGAAACCTCCGGTTACAAATATTGCGGCGAATATTTTCCAAAGTGGCGCATCATAGGCTTCGATACTGTTCGTAAAAAATAACAATCCGTAAAACAAAAACAGTATACTCATCCCGATTGTCATACGGGAACGTTTGTTTCGTTTTAAAAGTCGGATGTCGTTTTTAAGGAAGGTACCCAAAGTTCCAAACTGGTTTAACCAGGTTAGCTCTTCCGTTTTGGCGACTTCGTGTTTGGTTGCCAATCCCGCATCGAGATACAGGTTCTTTTTAAAGAAGCGGAAGGTTACACTATA from Flavobacterium sp. WV_118_3 harbors:
- a CDS encoding ABC transporter ATP-binding protein, with the protein product MIQVTNLSKTYNGTTVLNIENLEIKKGESFGLVGNNGAGKTTFFSLLLDLIQPSTGHIISNNVQINLSENWKPFTAAFLDESFLIGYLTPEEYFYFIGELRGQNKADVDALLREHQDFFNGEILNNKKYLRDLSKGNQKKVGIIATLIGNPEVIILDEPFANLDPTTQIRLKNIIKKLADNPEVTVLVSSHDLLHTIEVSNRIVALEKGRIVKDIHTNEETLQELETFFAV
- a CDS encoding DUF5687 family protein gives rise to the protein MLKHFITLEWKSFLRSASFGSNMVLKIFMILAGLYFIALFLILGAGSYYILEENNLKPFPTITTFLIYYFFADILIRFFLQKAPVMNIKPLLFINIRKNSIVNYALGKTLLSFFNVTHLFFFIPFSVVLMVEGFAPLGVMSWLISMLLTVFAINYLNILINKRDYLLYGIGALVGLIGVLQYYSFFDLTLYTGRYFSALYETPWLIIVPLALFVGLYSVTFRFFKKNLYLDAGLATKHEVAKTEELTWLNQFGTLGTFLKNDIRLLKRNKRSRMTIGMSILFLFYGLLFFTNSIEAYDAPLWKIFAAIFVTGGFLLNFGQFVPSWDSAYYPLMMSQNIKYRDYLSSKWWLMVIATVISTLLASFYLYFGIEVYLAILVGAIYNMGVNAHIVLWAGAYIKTPIDLSTSKNAFGDRQAFNVKTLLLALPKIVLPLLLYGIGYYTLGVNFGFALVAGAGVIGFAFRNKVFTIIEKTYKTEKYKTLAAYKQKN